A window of the Cellvibrio sp. pealriver genome harbors these coding sequences:
- a CDS encoding MAPEG family protein — translation MLYPMFAMVLLTCAVAIHLFRLRVKAVKSGEIRLSQFRLNTGETPDAIAQASRNYTNLFEVPVLFYAAGTLAITLDLQTLGLVATAWLFVVARIIHSWIHLHGNNVIHRMRAYMLGNICVVLMWILVVISYSTR, via the coding sequence ATGCTTTACCCTATGTTTGCAATGGTCTTGCTGACGTGTGCGGTTGCCATACATCTGTTTCGCTTGCGTGTAAAAGCAGTTAAAAGCGGAGAAATACGCCTGAGCCAATTCAGGCTAAACACGGGCGAAACACCAGACGCCATTGCGCAGGCATCACGCAATTACACCAATCTGTTTGAAGTACCTGTACTGTTTTACGCTGCAGGAACCCTGGCGATTACCCTGGATTTGCAAACCTTGGGATTGGTGGCCACTGCATGGCTTTTCGTTGTTGCGCGGATCATTCATAGCTGGATCCATTTACACGGAAACAACGTCATCCACCGCATGCGCGCTTATATGCTGGGCAATATTTGTGTTGTGCTTATGTGGATTCTGGTGGTGATCAGTTATTCAACCCGCTAA
- the fabV gene encoding enoyl-ACP reductase FabV codes for MIIKPKVRGFICTNAHPQGCAANVQEQIAFTKAKGPVAGAPKKVLVLGCSTGFGLSSRITAAFGGGADTLGVCFEKEPSESKTATAGYYNTSAFHDAAKAAGLYAETINGDAFSDACKDKVIETLKNGIGKVDLVIYSLASPRRTDPKTGEVYNSVLKPIGKSYTSKNLNTDTLKISDVTIEPASDEEIANTVKVMGGEDWEMWIDALKGADLLSDNFQTVAYTYLGDKLTWPIYGKATIGKAKEDLDRAAKTLSAKHGGNARVAVLKAVVTQASSAIPVMPLYLAILFKVMKAQGTHEGCIEQIQRLFKECLYSDNPRLDDANRYRVDELELDSSVQRKVEEIWDQVTEENLFELTDFEGYKTEFLRLFGFGLKSVDYDAETTPLVQTNF; via the coding sequence ATGATTATCAAACCTAAAGTCCGCGGTTTCATTTGTACTAATGCGCACCCACAAGGCTGTGCTGCCAATGTTCAGGAGCAAATCGCTTTTACTAAAGCCAAAGGCCCGGTTGCTGGCGCACCGAAGAAAGTCCTGGTTTTGGGATGTTCTACCGGTTTTGGTTTGTCATCGCGTATTACCGCGGCATTTGGCGGCGGTGCAGATACTTTGGGTGTGTGCTTTGAGAAAGAGCCTAGCGAATCCAAAACCGCAACGGCTGGCTACTACAATACTTCAGCTTTTCACGATGCAGCCAAAGCGGCAGGCCTCTACGCTGAAACGATCAACGGCGATGCATTTTCGGATGCCTGTAAAGACAAGGTGATCGAAACCCTGAAAAATGGCATCGGGAAAGTAGATCTGGTGATCTATAGCCTGGCATCACCACGCCGCACTGACCCTAAAACCGGTGAAGTCTACAACTCGGTATTGAAGCCAATTGGTAAGTCGTACACCTCTAAAAACCTGAATACCGATACCTTGAAAATCTCTGATGTCACCATCGAGCCAGCATCGGATGAAGAAATTGCCAATACCGTAAAAGTGATGGGCGGCGAAGATTGGGAAATGTGGATCGATGCACTTAAGGGTGCAGATTTACTGTCTGATAATTTCCAAACCGTTGCCTACACCTATCTTGGCGATAAATTGACCTGGCCAATCTACGGCAAAGCGACCATCGGTAAAGCCAAAGAAGATTTGGATCGCGCCGCCAAAACCCTCAGTGCCAAACACGGTGGCAATGCACGTGTTGCGGTATTGAAAGCGGTGGTGACCCAGGCAAGCTCTGCTATTCCGGTCATGCCGTTGTATTTGGCCATCCTGTTTAAAGTGATGAAAGCACAGGGCACTCATGAAGGTTGTATCGAACAAATCCAACGTTTGTTCAAAGAATGTTTGTATTCCGATAATCCACGTTTGGATGATGCCAACCGCTACCGTGTAGACGAGTTGGAACTCGACTCATCGGTGCAGCGCAAAGTGGAAGAAATCTGGGATCAAGTCACCGAAGAAAACTTGTTTGAGTTGACCGATTTTGAAGGCTACAAAACCGAATTTTTGCGTTTGTTCGGTTTCGGTTTGAAGTCAGTTGATTACGATGCAGAAACGACACCGCTGGTGCAAACCAACTTTTAA
- a CDS encoding 5'-3'-deoxyribonucleotidase, translating into MRKRIAIDMDETICDTMARHLDWYNTEFQQNLTKADLRGKKIYHMVPEEHQARVRAYPDIPAFFEEIPPYPHAIEVIAELHERYDILIATAAMEHPTSFTPKYEWLRKYLPFLSPMNFIFCGKKNVVQADFLIDDSSRHFDGFVGQGILFSAPHNLLEPADVRVNNWQEVRDYFRE; encoded by the coding sequence ATGCGTAAACGAATTGCGATTGATATGGACGAGACTATCTGCGATACCATGGCTCGTCATCTTGACTGGTACAACACCGAGTTTCAGCAAAATCTCACCAAAGCCGATTTGCGTGGCAAAAAGATTTATCACATGGTGCCCGAAGAACATCAGGCTCGCGTGCGTGCTTACCCTGACATTCCTGCATTTTTTGAAGAAATACCGCCTTATCCACATGCTATCGAGGTTATCGCTGAATTACATGAGCGTTATGATATTTTGATTGCCACGGCCGCGATGGAGCATCCAACTTCGTTTACGCCCAAGTACGAATGGCTGCGCAAATACTTACCTTTTTTATCGCCGATGAATTTTATTTTTTGCGGCAAGAAAAATGTGGTGCAAGCGGATTTTCTGATCGACGATAGCTCGCGTCATTTTGATGGATTTGTAGGGCAGGGAATTTTGTTTTCGGCTCCGCACAATCTGCTCGAACCAGCTGATGTGCGCGTAAACAATTGGCAGGAAGTGCGCGATTATTTCAGGGAATAA
- the lepB gene encoding signal peptidase I, translated as MKIFWKENRTFFVFLLLMFCFRSAIADWNDVPSGSMKPTLIEGDRISVNKMAYDLRIPFTTVSLYKIADPARGDIAVFESKAAGKRLVKRVIGVPGDTVAMKNNRLFINGEAVNYQPLMLGDQLEQLPGKTHLLRTDTTTSSFASFDAVTVPADHYLMLGDNRDHSADSRVIGFVPRSEFVGRSRGVVLSLDYDNYFLPRSDRFLKDLK; from the coding sequence ATGAAAATTTTTTGGAAAGAAAACCGTACATTTTTCGTTTTTTTGTTACTGATGTTTTGCTTTCGCAGCGCAATTGCCGATTGGAATGATGTGCCCAGCGGCTCTATGAAACCCACCTTGATTGAGGGCGACAGGATCAGTGTCAACAAGATGGCCTATGACTTGCGCATCCCATTCACTACCGTTTCGCTGTATAAAATTGCCGATCCTGCGCGCGGTGATATTGCTGTTTTTGAATCCAAAGCCGCAGGCAAGCGCTTGGTAAAACGTGTGATTGGTGTACCCGGCGATACCGTTGCCATGAAAAACAACCGTCTTTTCATCAACGGCGAGGCCGTCAATTATCAGCCTCTGATGCTGGGCGACCAGTTGGAGCAGCTGCCGGGCAAAACCCATTTACTGCGAACCGATACAACCACATCATCTTTCGCCAGTTTTGATGCGGTTACCGTCCCTGCTGACCACTATTTAATGCTTGGCGATAATCGCGACCACAGTGCGGATTCGCGCGTTATTGGGTTCGTGCCACGCAGTGAATTTGTAGGCCGTTCGCGCGGGGTAGTATTGTCATTGGACTACGACAATTACTTTTTACCCCGCAGTGACCGTTTTTTAAAAGACTTAAAATAA
- a CDS encoding acyltransferase, with protein sequence MGLLNNLRGVLLTAIFSITISMVAVPVVFFALVKLLLPVPALRRAIDRLLDAISNLWIIFNTWQQGYTLPTRVEVEGLGDLSRDEWYMLVANHQSWTDILVLVRAFNARIPGVKFFFKQSLLWVPVLGLALWGLDFPYMRRYSKAKLARHPELKGKDVEQTRKACERFRHHPVTIINFMEGTRFTPEKHQQQQSPYRHLLMPRAGGLAFTLAAMDGQLHRLLDVTILYPEGIPTYWDYACGRVKQIKVHIRQRPIPAELIGDYSEDAQFRTQFQQWVNELWQQKDDQIESMKVESMKKVLKN encoded by the coding sequence ATGGGTTTACTGAATAATTTGCGTGGCGTTTTGCTCACCGCCATTTTTTCGATCACTATCAGCATGGTTGCCGTGCCTGTGGTGTTTTTTGCACTGGTCAAACTATTGCTACCTGTGCCAGCGCTAAGGCGTGCTATTGACCGGCTATTGGATGCGATTTCCAACCTCTGGATTATTTTCAATACATGGCAGCAGGGCTATACCTTACCCACTCGGGTTGAGGTAGAAGGGCTAGGCGATTTGAGCCGGGATGAGTGGTATATGCTGGTTGCTAACCATCAATCCTGGACGGATATATTGGTGCTGGTGCGTGCGTTTAATGCCCGCATTCCAGGCGTGAAGTTTTTCTTCAAGCAGAGCTTACTCTGGGTGCCGGTGTTGGGTTTGGCGCTCTGGGGGCTGGACTTTCCTTACATGCGCCGTTACTCCAAAGCCAAGCTGGCGCGGCACCCAGAGCTTAAAGGAAAAGATGTTGAACAGACCCGTAAGGCCTGCGAGCGTTTCCGCCATCATCCGGTAACGATTATTAACTTTATGGAAGGCACAAGGTTTACGCCTGAAAAACATCAACAGCAGCAATCCCCCTATCGTCATTTATTGATGCCCAGAGCGGGTGGTTTGGCGTTTACCCTGGCGGCAATGGATGGCCAATTGCATCGTTTATTGGATGTCACCATTCTCTACCCGGAAGGTATTCCCACCTATTGGGATTATGCCTGTGGGCGGGTCAAGCAAATCAAGGTACATATCCGCCAGCGTCCTATCCCTGCGGAGTTAATTGGGGATTACAGCGAAGATGCGCAATTTCGCACACAGTTCCAGCAATGGGTAAATGAACTGTGGCAGCAAAAAGATGATCAGATTGAATCGATGAAAGTTGAATCCATGAAAAAGGTGCTTAAAAATTAA
- a CDS encoding DUF2789 domain-containing protein yields MFYTLSDLFAKLGLPNSPAAIEAFIEKHRPLPQAEPLAGASFWTAEQAAFLREARQDYSDWAEVVDELNCLLRD; encoded by the coding sequence ATGTTTTACACACTGAGTGATCTCTTTGCCAAGCTAGGCCTGCCTAATTCTCCCGCTGCGATAGAGGCTTTTATTGAAAAGCATCGCCCGCTACCCCAAGCCGAGCCTTTGGCCGGTGCCTCCTTTTGGACTGCCGAACAAGCGGCATTCCTGCGTGAAGCCCGTCAGGATTACTCTGACTGGGCAGAAGTTGTGGATGAGTTGAACTGCTTGTTGCGCGACTAG
- a CDS encoding YdiY family protein — MHKLTLLLTMTALATASYADEKKQPWDVEVDVGAIATSGNTETTSIQFKVDAKQNLEKWENQYVFNSLFKEDEVSQDDGTSNTEKTAEKYFGSAKFAYLLGVEKSYLFGFGSYTDDKFGAYRTYTTLALGYGDWLYSSPRFNWFVEAGPGYFEGEKVIESADENLPDTISNESGAILRAATALEWKITDNAEFKQTVSVESGADNTRTVSETSLATSINGSMKMKVGFTVANDTDVAPGKEKTDTTTFINLVYSF, encoded by the coding sequence ATGCATAAATTGACGCTACTACTGACGATGACTGCTCTGGCGACTGCCAGCTATGCCGATGAAAAAAAGCAGCCTTGGGATGTCGAAGTGGATGTGGGGGCAATCGCAACCTCGGGCAACACGGAAACGACCAGCATCCAATTTAAAGTAGATGCCAAACAAAATCTGGAAAAGTGGGAAAATCAATACGTATTCAACTCGCTGTTCAAAGAGGATGAAGTCTCTCAGGATGATGGCACCAGTAACACAGAAAAAACGGCTGAAAAATATTTTGGTTCAGCAAAATTTGCTTATTTATTGGGCGTAGAAAAATCCTATCTCTTTGGTTTTGGCTCTTACACCGATGACAAGTTTGGTGCCTATCGCACCTATACGACCCTGGCGCTCGGTTATGGTGATTGGTTGTATTCGAGCCCTCGATTTAATTGGTTTGTGGAAGCGGGTCCCGGTTATTTTGAAGGCGAAAAAGTGATCGAAAGTGCGGATGAAAACCTGCCCGATACCATCAGCAACGAGAGCGGTGCAATCCTGCGTGCGGCAACTGCACTGGAGTGGAAAATCACCGACAATGCAGAATTTAAACAAACGGTCAGTGTTGAATCCGGTGCGGACAATACCCGTACCGTCAGTGAAACTTCATTGGCGACGTCTATTAACGGCAGTATGAAAATGAAAGTCGGTTTTACGGTTGCTAACGATACTGACGTAGCGCCGGGTAAAGAAAAAACTGATACGACTACCTTTATCAATCTGGTTTATTCGTTTTAA
- the lpxL gene encoding LpxL/LpxP family Kdo(2)-lipid IV(A) lauroyl/palmitoleoyl acyltransferase — protein MASAHFPTALLSPRHWLTWIGIGIWFFIAQLPYSWQMSMARSLAPLLNLNKKRVNMARINLQLCFPEKSAEEIETLLRKNIESTAIAMFETGIGFFWAKSRLRKLFTITGVEHVEKANAEGQGAMLLSLHFTTLDIGSAMLGIYVNYDGMYTPHKNPVFDYVQKVRREAYAPGGIAFARDNVRAMISQLRKGRMIWYAPDRDLGAKVSVFVPFFGVPAATVTATAQFARMGRAKIIPFSQYRLDDNKGYQVVIHPPFEDYPTGDELADTRRINEYFEQEILKHPEQYLWAQPRFKTRPEGEPKVY, from the coding sequence ATGGCATCAGCTCATTTTCCTACAGCACTGCTTTCACCACGCCATTGGCTGACATGGATCGGTATAGGTATTTGGTTTTTCATTGCGCAATTGCCTTATTCCTGGCAGATGTCTATGGCGCGCAGCTTGGCACCTTTGTTAAATCTGAATAAAAAGCGTGTGAATATGGCACGCATCAATTTGCAGTTATGTTTTCCGGAAAAGTCTGCAGAAGAAATTGAAACCCTGTTGAGAAAAAATATTGAATCAACCGCAATCGCCATGTTTGAAACAGGCATTGGGTTTTTCTGGGCTAAGTCCCGGTTGCGCAAATTATTTACCATCACCGGTGTTGAACATGTAGAGAAAGCAAATGCGGAAGGGCAGGGGGCCATGTTGCTCAGTTTACATTTCACGACGCTGGACATTGGCAGTGCAATGCTGGGTATTTATGTCAATTACGATGGCATGTATACCCCGCATAAAAATCCCGTCTTTGACTACGTACAAAAAGTGCGGCGCGAAGCTTATGCGCCAGGCGGGATAGCGTTTGCGCGTGACAATGTGCGCGCGATGATTTCGCAGCTGCGCAAAGGGCGCATGATTTGGTATGCGCCTGACCGTGATCTTGGGGCAAAGGTATCTGTTTTTGTTCCTTTTTTTGGCGTGCCTGCAGCCACTGTCACGGCGACCGCCCAATTTGCGCGTATGGGGCGCGCCAAAATTATTCCTTTCTCACAGTATCGCCTTGACGATAACAAAGGGTATCAAGTGGTGATCCATCCCCCGTTTGAGGATTATCCAACCGGTGATGAACTGGCAGATACTCGTCGCATTAATGAATATTTTGAGCAGGAAATTTTAAAGCACCCGGAGCAATATCTTTGGGCGCAGCCACGTTTTAAAACGCGGCCAGAAGGTGAGCCGAAAGTGTATTGA
- a CDS encoding CvpA family protein, giving the protein MSITTIVFFGLLAFFTWRGYRKGFIGSITRILGWIVAYPAAIVFTKPVAGLLVQHTALDGLIVYFIAGASIFLIVSLAVSVLLGGIARLIPESEAINAGSKIGGASVGVLMGALVGLLAVYLLGLVLTPKAQVLPVQQLDGDTDYSSATDAAPHMNNQTAANNVPRIQDLAQHNDSFIEASAKKLIGSAAATAVDLALHDQTTTQITKAFVQDPQSMLSHVQQVANNGQMKNLIADEKIQSILTTGDTHALMRDPGFKEMMSNPSVQALLSQSDVTSDEGSEAAAEKMVAAWRRAQMIKHDPRVIAIINDPEFQQQLNSNNKLPLLANPKLNQLATIIFDNNTIAANGMGSYEIQDVNENTPSTTTSGTEEEKKPATTIYRWTDDKGQVHYSDKPK; this is encoded by the coding sequence ATGTCTATCACCACTATCGTCTTTTTTGGCCTGCTCGCCTTTTTTACCTGGCGCGGCTACAGGAAAGGATTTATTGGATCTATCACTCGTATTTTGGGCTGGATAGTGGCCTACCCTGCGGCAATTGTATTTACCAAGCCTGTTGCGGGGCTGCTGGTACAGCACACAGCGCTGGATGGACTGATTGTGTATTTCATCGCCGGAGCCAGTATTTTTTTAATCGTCAGTCTGGCGGTAAGTGTGTTATTAGGGGGTATTGCACGTTTGATTCCCGAAAGCGAAGCCATCAACGCGGGCTCTAAAATCGGTGGTGCCAGTGTCGGGGTATTGATGGGGGCATTGGTTGGTTTATTAGCTGTTTATCTTCTCGGGCTGGTGCTCACACCCAAAGCACAGGTACTCCCTGTACAGCAATTAGATGGCGATACAGACTATTCGTCTGCTACCGATGCAGCGCCACACATGAATAATCAAACAGCGGCAAATAATGTTCCGCGCATTCAGGATCTTGCCCAACATAATGATTCGTTTATTGAAGCCAGTGCCAAGAAATTAATTGGTTCGGCAGCGGCCACTGCCGTGGATTTGGCTCTGCACGACCAAACCACAACACAAATTACCAAAGCCTTTGTACAAGACCCACAATCCATGCTCTCGCATGTTCAGCAAGTGGCCAATAATGGACAAATGAAAAATCTCATTGCCGATGAGAAAATCCAATCCATTCTTACCACGGGCGATACTCACGCACTTATGCGCGACCCGGGCTTCAAAGAAATGATGAGCAATCCCAGTGTACAGGCACTCTTGTCGCAGTCTGATGTCACCAGCGATGAAGGTTCAGAAGCGGCAGCAGAAAAAATGGTGGCCGCTTGGAGGCGTGCGCAGATGATTAAACATGACCCGCGTGTTATCGCAATCATCAACGACCCTGAGTTTCAACAGCAACTGAACTCAAACAACAAGTTGCCTTTACTGGCGAACCCGAAACTCAACCAATTAGCCACCATTATTTTCGATAACAATACTATCGCCGCAAATGGTATGGGTAGTTATGAAATACAGGATGTAAACGAAAATACGCCTTCAACAACGACAAGCGGTACCGAAGAAGAAAAAAAGCCGGCAACCACTATTTATCGATGGACTGACGATAAAGGGCAAGTCCACTATTCAGACAAGCCCAAATAA
- a CDS encoding phosphoserine transaminase, with the protein MKPAVKPRNPNFSSGPCSKRPGYSLDQLDVSTLGRSHRSTIGKAALQRACEDTAELLGLPEGYRVGVVPGSDTGAVEMAMWSLLGQRGVDILQWESFGKGWLSDATKELKLTVNAHEADYGLLPDLSKVNFDNDVIFTWNGTTSGVKVPNGDWIPADRKGLTICDATSAVFAMDMPWDKLDVVTYSWQKVLGGEGAHGMLILSPRAVERLETYKPSWPMPKLFRMTSGGKLQEGIFKGDTINTPSMLAVADYLDALDWVRAIGGVKETIARSNANLDVLKKFVAANDWIDFLAQTPETLSNTSVCFTLKATPDQVKAMIKLLDKEGVAYDIGAYRDAPPGLRIWCGATVDTADLEAVLPWLTWAYNEATAA; encoded by the coding sequence ATGAAGCCAGCAGTAAAACCCCGCAATCCCAACTTTTCGTCTGGTCCTTGCAGCAAGCGCCCCGGTTACAGTTTGGATCAATTAGATGTATCTACTTTGGGGCGCTCGCACCGTTCCACTATCGGTAAAGCGGCATTGCAACGCGCATGTGAAGATACTGCGGAGTTGCTTGGTTTGCCGGAGGGCTACCGTGTTGGTGTTGTTCCTGGCTCTGACACTGGCGCAGTAGAGATGGCCATGTGGTCGCTGCTCGGCCAACGCGGAGTGGATATTCTGCAATGGGAATCCTTCGGGAAAGGCTGGCTGAGCGATGCCACCAAAGAATTAAAGTTAACGGTAAATGCGCACGAAGCGGATTACGGTTTGCTACCTGATTTGTCTAAAGTGAATTTCGATAACGACGTTATCTTCACCTGGAACGGTACGACCTCGGGCGTGAAAGTGCCTAACGGTGACTGGATTCCTGCTGATCGCAAAGGTTTGACCATCTGTGATGCAACCTCTGCTGTATTTGCGATGGACATGCCTTGGGACAAACTCGACGTTGTTACCTACAGCTGGCAGAAAGTGTTGGGCGGTGAAGGTGCGCACGGCATGTTGATTTTGAGCCCGCGTGCTGTTGAGCGTTTGGAAACGTATAAGCCAAGCTGGCCAATGCCAAAACTGTTCCGCATGACCAGCGGCGGTAAATTGCAAGAAGGTATTTTTAAAGGCGATACCATTAATACACCTTCTATGTTGGCAGTGGCCGATTATCTGGATGCGCTGGATTGGGTGCGTGCAATCGGCGGCGTTAAAGAAACTATCGCCCGTTCCAATGCCAATTTGGATGTATTGAAAAAATTTGTCGCAGCGAATGATTGGATTGATTTCCTGGCGCAAACGCCGGAAACCCTGTCAAACACGTCTGTATGCTTCACCTTGAAAGCAACACCGGATCAGGTAAAAGCCATGATCAAGCTGCTCGATAAAGAAGGTGTTGCCTATGACATTGGTGCATACCGCGATGCACCACCGGGCTTGCGTATCTGGTGTGGTGCTACTGTTGATACCGCCGATCTTGAAGCAGTGCTGCCCTGGCTGACCTGGGCTTACAACGAAGCCACCGCTGCTTGA
- a CDS encoding phosphoglycerate dehydrogenase, translating to MFKIKTYNAISVKGLNRFPREKYEVASDIGAPDAYILRSHKLHGEPLPESVKAVARAGAGTNNVPVEEYTKKGVVVFNSPGANANAVKELVLAGMLLGSRGIVSGMQYVNGLTHMTDADEMSKLLEKEKSNFAGMEIQGKTLGIVGLGAIGSLIADAALALGMNVVGFDPALSVEAAWRLPNQVGRMENLQSLLARSDFITLHVPAIPQTKHLINADTLKVCKKGAVLLNFAREAIVDAHAVVESLNAGHLGKYICDFPEPILLNRPDVLAMPHIGASTEEAEENCAIMAADQLVDYLENGNIKNSVNFPAVAMDRNQGIGSRITFSNENVSGVLGHVLSVLADHKVNVIDMVNKSRGDVAYNIIDVEQVASPAVVDALTKVEHVIAVRVI from the coding sequence ATGTTTAAAATAAAAACCTACAACGCTATTTCAGTAAAAGGCTTAAACCGTTTTCCGCGCGAAAAATACGAAGTCGCCAGCGATATTGGTGCACCGGATGCCTACATCCTGCGCAGCCACAAATTACACGGCGAGCCGCTGCCCGAATCCGTAAAAGCCGTTGCGCGTGCAGGTGCGGGTACCAACAATGTGCCAGTCGAGGAGTACACCAAAAAAGGTGTAGTGGTATTCAATTCTCCCGGTGCCAATGCGAACGCGGTGAAAGAATTGGTGCTTGCCGGTATGTTGCTCGGCTCACGTGGAATTGTGTCGGGTATGCAGTATGTGAATGGTTTGACACACATGACTGATGCCGACGAAATGTCTAAGTTGTTGGAAAAAGAAAAATCCAATTTTGCCGGTATGGAAATTCAGGGTAAAACCCTGGGTATCGTTGGTTTGGGTGCGATTGGTTCATTGATTGCCGATGCCGCACTTGCGTTAGGTATGAATGTTGTTGGTTTTGACCCGGCATTATCCGTTGAAGCGGCGTGGCGTTTGCCAAATCAGGTTGGTCGTATGGAGAACCTGCAATCGCTGCTGGCGCGTTCTGATTTCATCACCTTGCATGTACCAGCTATTCCGCAAACCAAACACCTTATCAATGCCGATACATTAAAAGTGTGTAAGAAAGGTGCAGTGCTGTTGAATTTTGCACGCGAAGCTATTGTGGATGCACACGCAGTCGTCGAAAGTCTGAATGCAGGGCACTTGGGTAAATACATTTGCGATTTCCCTGAGCCGATTTTGTTGAACCGCCCGGATGTATTGGCGATGCCGCACATAGGTGCGAGCACCGAAGAAGCGGAAGAGAACTGCGCGATCATGGCGGCAGATCAATTGGTAGATTATCTTGAAAATGGCAACATCAAAAATTCGGTCAATTTCCCGGCAGTGGCAATGGATCGCAATCAAGGCATAGGTTCACGCATTACTTTCTCGAATGAGAATGTGTCGGGTGTGTTGGGCCATGTGCTGTCTGTATTGGCCGACCACAAAGTCAACGTGATCGATATGGTTAACAAAAGCCGCGGTGATGTTGCTTACAATATTATCGATGTGGAGCAAGTAGCGTCACCCGCAGTGGTTGATGCGCTGACCAAAGTCGAGCACGTGATAGCGGTGCGGGTAATTTAA
- a CDS encoding YqfO family protein, with protein MYKLVFFVPEPHLELVKAAVFAAGAGRIGNYDQCCWQVCGQGQFRPLDGSSPHIGQLNTLERLPEYRVEMVCADDYIQQAVLALRAAHPYEEPAFDVWRLADFQVQSS; from the coding sequence ATGTACAAACTGGTCTTCTTTGTCCCTGAACCTCACCTTGAGCTGGTAAAAGCGGCAGTGTTTGCCGCTGGTGCCGGCCGTATCGGCAACTACGACCAATGCTGTTGGCAAGTCTGCGGACAAGGGCAATTTCGTCCCCTGGATGGTTCATCCCCACATATAGGGCAACTCAACACGCTGGAACGTCTACCTGAATATCGGGTTGAAATGGTCTGTGCTGACGACTACATTCAACAGGCAGTACTTGCATTGCGTGCGGCACATCCTTATGAAGAGCCTGCATTTGATGTGTGGCGTTTGGCCGATTTCCAAGTCCAGTCCAGTTAA
- a CDS encoding CoA pyrophosphatase, whose product MMFDVLAQKLHPTPQAAIDIPQAAVLILISRGESPSILYTKRAMHLRNHPGEVCFPGGMWEPGDRDLSVTALRETCEEIGLPASETRLLGCLPQLHTRAGTPVTPFIASFDHSFALSPCEAELDSIFMVPLADFRRGIQVRMDRFERHGRVFEAPAYHYQGYEIWGFTAAVTAQLLHLLAGLDS is encoded by the coding sequence ATGATGTTTGATGTTCTTGCACAGAAGTTACATCCCACCCCCCAAGCTGCCATAGATATTCCCCAGGCGGCGGTGCTGATCCTGATTAGTCGAGGCGAAAGCCCATCTATCCTTTACACCAAGCGAGCCATGCATTTGCGTAATCACCCGGGAGAAGTCTGCTTTCCTGGCGGTATGTGGGAGCCCGGTGATCGGGATTTATCCGTCACCGCCCTGCGTGAGACTTGTGAAGAAATTGGCTTGCCCGCATCAGAAACCCGTTTGTTGGGTTGTCTTCCGCAGCTTCATACGCGCGCCGGTACACCGGTAACGCCATTTATCGCCAGTTTTGATCACTCATTCGCGCTGAGTCCATGTGAAGCAGAGTTGGACAGTATTTTTATGGTTCCGCTGGCAGATTTTCGTCGTGGTATCCAAGTCAGGATGGATAGGTTTGAGCGGCATGGTAGAGTATTTGAAGCGCCGGCTTATCATTATCAAGGGTATGAGATTTGGGGATTTACAGCCGCCGTCACTGCGCAATTGCTGCATTTGCTAGCAGGTCTTGATAGCTAG